One part of the Tenacibaculum sp. 190130A14a genome encodes these proteins:
- the ahcY gene encoding adenosylhomocysteinase, whose protein sequence is MSTKTATYVPYKVKDISLADWGRKEIELAEAEMPGLMSLREEYKDEQPLKGARIAGCLHMTIQTAVLIETLQALGAEVTWSSCNIFSTQDQAAAAIAAAGTPVYAWKDMTEEEFDWCIEQTLFFGEDKKPLNMILDDGGDLTNMVLDKYPELAEGINGLSEETTTGVHRLYERVKNGTLPMPAINVNDSVTKSKFDNKYGCKESAVDAIRRATDVMLAGKRVTVCGYGDVGKGTAASFKGAGSIVTVTEIDPICALQAAMDGFEVKRLETVVGNSDIIITTTGNKDIVQGRHFEAMKDKAIVCNIGHFDNEIDMAWLNENFGDTKDTIKPQVDKYNVNGNDIIILAEGRLVNLGCATGHPSFVMSNSFTNQTLAQIELWNNADAYKNEVYMLPKHLDEKVAKLHLAKIGVELTELREEQASYIGVTVEGPYKPEHYRY, encoded by the coding sequence ATGAGCACAAAAACCGCTACTTATGTTCCTTACAAAGTTAAAGATATTTCTTTAGCAGATTGGGGAAGAAAAGAAATTGAATTAGCTGAGGCAGAAATGCCTGGATTAATGAGTTTACGTGAAGAGTATAAAGATGAGCAACCTTTAAAGGGAGCTAGAATTGCAGGATGTTTACACATGACGATTCAAACTGCGGTTTTAATTGAAACTTTACAAGCTTTAGGAGCTGAGGTTACTTGGAGTTCTTGTAATATTTTCTCTACACAAGATCAAGCTGCTGCTGCAATTGCTGCTGCTGGTACGCCAGTATATGCTTGGAAAGATATGACTGAAGAAGAGTTTGACTGGTGTATTGAGCAAACGTTATTCTTTGGAGAAGATAAGAAGCCATTAAATATGATTTTAGATGATGGTGGAGATTTAACAAACATGGTATTAGATAAGTACCCTGAGTTAGCTGAAGGAATCAACGGATTATCTGAAGAAACTACTACAGGAGTGCACCGTTTATACGAAAGAGTAAAGAATGGAACTTTACCAATGCCAGCAATTAACGTAAACGATTCTGTTACTAAATCTAAGTTTGATAACAAATACGGATGTAAAGAATCTGCTGTAGATGCTATTCGTCGTGCAACGGACGTTATGTTAGCTGGAAAGCGTGTAACTGTTTGTGGTTATGGTGATGTAGGAAAAGGAACGGCTGCTTCTTTTAAAGGAGCTGGTTCTATTGTTACTGTTACGGAAATTGATCCAATTTGTGCGTTACAAGCTGCAATGGACGGTTTTGAAGTAAAGAGATTAGAAACGGTTGTAGGTAACTCTGATATTATCATTACAACTACAGGAAATAAAGATATCGTTCAAGGACGTCATTTCGAAGCAATGAAAGACAAAGCTATTGTTTGTAACATTGGTCACTTTGATAACGAGATTGACATGGCTTGGTTAAATGAGAACTTTGGTGATACTAAAGATACGATTAAACCTCAAGTTGATAAGTACAATGTAAACGGAAATGATATTATCATTTTAGCAGAAGGACGTTTAGTAAACTTAGGATGTGCTACAGGTCACCCAAGTTTTGTAATGTCTAACTCATTTACAAACCAAACATTAGCACAGATCGAATTATGGAATAATGCTGATGCATATAAGAATGAGGTATACATGTTACCAAAGCACTTAGATGAAAAAGTAGCAAAATTACACTTAGCTAAGATTGGTGTTGAATTAACAGAGCTACGTGAAGAGCAAGCTTCGTATATTGGAGTAACTGTAGAAGGGCCATATAAGCCAGAACATTACAGATACTAG
- a CDS encoding 4'-phosphopantetheinyl transferase family protein, protein MPIHKTLTVNDNSKVLIWKIEESFEDLSKGIELTPNSANRLNNMKSDLHRRGFLSVRHLLNEVGYTDADLVYDEFGKPHLKDGNYISITHSFTFSGIIVSKEKPVGIDIEKQRDKIVKIAHKFTPIEEYKSIANHDALVSKLTIVWGAKESLYKIYGKKKLLFLENIYIEDFSFDTNQTTGKILYEGQTSEYNIHFLETEGFTCVYAS, encoded by the coding sequence ATGCCTATTCACAAAACATTAACGGTAAACGATAATTCTAAAGTATTGATTTGGAAGATTGAAGAGTCTTTTGAAGATTTATCAAAGGGAATTGAGCTTACTCCAAATAGTGCTAATCGATTGAATAATATGAAGTCAGATTTGCATCGAAGAGGCTTTTTAAGTGTGCGTCATTTATTAAATGAAGTAGGTTATACTGATGCTGATTTAGTGTATGATGAATTTGGGAAACCGCACTTAAAAGACGGAAACTATATTTCTATTACTCATTCATTTACTTTTTCTGGAATTATTGTCTCAAAGGAAAAACCTGTAGGGATTGACATTGAAAAACAGCGTGATAAAATTGTAAAAATTGCCCATAAGTTTACTCCTATTGAAGAGTATAAATCAATTGCCAATCACGATGCTTTGGTAAGCAAATTAACCATCGTATGGGGTGCCAAAGAAAGTTTGTACAAAATCTACGGAAAGAAAAAACTCTTGTTTTTAGAAAACATTTACATTGAAGATTTCTCTTTCGACACCAATCAAACTACGGGTAAAATATTATATGAAGGACAAACTTCCGAATACAATATCCATTTCTTAGAAACAGAAGGGTTTACTTGCGTATACGCGAGTTAG
- the pnuC gene encoding nicotinamide riboside transporter PnuC, with amino-acid sequence MSQIFDFLFGQYATYTPLDIWLEIIAVIFGFLSVWYSKQNKIWVFPTGMISTAIFVYLLLKWQLLGDMMINGYYFIMSVYGWYIWTRKVDATHVTPISRTTPQEKRTSVFIFLGTLLFVFGVYTFFNKWNNWTAYIDTLTTAIFFVGMWLMARRKIENWIYWIIGDLISIPLYLYKGFTFTSFQYLIFTVIAIYGYLAWKKHLDSNLSI; translated from the coding sequence ATGAGCCAAATTTTTGATTTCCTTTTCGGACAATACGCCACCTATACACCTTTAGATATTTGGCTTGAAATTATTGCTGTTATCTTTGGTTTTTTATCAGTTTGGTATTCTAAACAAAATAAAATTTGGGTATTCCCTACTGGAATGATTAGTACCGCCATTTTTGTATACCTTCTTTTAAAATGGCAACTTTTGGGTGATATGATGATTAATGGGTATTATTTTATCATGAGTGTATATGGTTGGTATATTTGGACTCGTAAAGTTGATGCAACACATGTAACTCCTATTTCTAGGACTACTCCTCAAGAAAAAAGAACCAGTGTATTTATCTTTTTAGGTACTTTACTATTTGTATTTGGTGTATATACCTTTTTTAACAAATGGAATAACTGGACCGCATATATAGACACCCTTACTACTGCTATTTTCTTTGTAGGAATGTGGTTGATGGCTCGAAGGAAAATTGAAAACTGGATTTATTGGATTATTGGTGACCTTATTTCTATTCCTTTGTATCTTTATAAAGGATTTACATTTACAAGTTTTCAATACTTGATATTTACAGTTATAGCAATCTACGGTTATTTAGCATGGAAAAAACACTTAGACAGCAACCTATCAATTTAA
- a CDS encoding ATP-binding protein — MEKTLRQQPINLIKVVLFGPESTGKTTLSRQLARHYNTVWAPEFARDYLQEKWNNERTICEEKDILPIAKGQMQLENDLAKKADKVLICDTDLLETKVYSEEYYGGFVDPLLDKAAVENSYDIYFLTYIDTPWEADDLRDRPERRLEMFNAFENALKKYNRPYVLLKGNKETRLKKAISIIDDLLSKKENLYSFSDTLTDVDMHFLHQTNDTPNYDL; from the coding sequence ATGGAAAAAACACTTAGACAGCAACCTATCAATTTAATAAAAGTGGTACTTTTCGGGCCAGAAAGCACGGGTAAAACAACACTTTCTCGTCAGTTAGCTCGTCACTATAATACTGTTTGGGCTCCTGAGTTTGCACGTGATTATTTACAAGAGAAATGGAATAACGAACGTACCATTTGCGAAGAAAAAGACATACTTCCTATCGCTAAAGGACAAATGCAACTTGAAAACGATTTGGCTAAGAAAGCAGATAAAGTACTTATTTGCGATACCGACTTGTTAGAAACCAAAGTATATTCTGAAGAATATTATGGTGGATTTGTAGATCCACTGCTCGATAAAGCGGCTGTAGAAAACAGCTATGATATTTATTTCTTAACCTATATCGATACTCCTTGGGAAGCAGACGATTTACGAGACAGACCCGAACGGCGGTTGGAAATGTTTAATGCCTTTGAAAATGCACTCAAGAAATACAATCGCCCGTATGTATTGTTAAAAGGCAATAAAGAAACACGTTTAAAAAAGGCGATATCTATTATAGACGATTTATTGTCTAAAAAGGAAAATTTGTATTCTTTTTCAGATACACTTACCGATGTAGATATGCACTTCTTACATCAAACAAACGATACTCCTAATTACGATTTATAG
- the arfB gene encoding alternative ribosome rescue aminoacyl-tRNA hydrolase ArfB, protein MNQEQIYNELEFKAVRSSGAGGQHVNKVATKVELSFSIPNSLGLSDTEKERLLKNLANRLSKEHILTLTSQESRSQHRNKELVTKRFFELLKKALIKPKPRRTTKPTKASVKRRIEAKKQQSEKKENRKKFRF, encoded by the coding sequence ATGAACCAAGAACAAATTTATAATGAATTAGAATTTAAAGCCGTTAGAAGTTCTGGTGCGGGTGGACAACATGTAAATAAAGTTGCTACGAAAGTAGAACTCAGTTTTTCGATTCCAAATTCCTTAGGGCTCTCAGACACAGAAAAGGAACGACTTCTTAAAAACTTGGCCAATCGTCTTTCTAAAGAGCATATACTAACGCTCACCTCACAAGAAAGTCGCTCACAACATAGAAACAAAGAATTGGTGACCAAACGTTTTTTTGAACTCTTAAAAAAAGCGCTTATCAAACCAAAACCTAGGAGAACAACCAAACCTACCAAAGCATCTGTTAAAAGACGAATAGAAGCCAAAAAACAACAGTCTGAAAAAAAAGAAAACCGAAAGAAGTTTCGGTTTTAA
- a CDS encoding short chain dehydrogenase, producing MRILVIGGNGTIGKTVVSNFKNDNEVLVAGRSSGDVIVNIADSKSIQSMFEKIGKLDAVICIAGEAKWDDFNKLTEEDFYIGLKSKLMGQVNLVRIGKDYLNPNGSITLTTGILADDPVIKTTSAAMVNGGIHSFVQAVALEMENGIRINVVSSGMVEDAYEKYKDYFPGHNPIPMRKVINGYVRSVKGKGNGEIIRMYD from the coding sequence ATGAGAATTTTAGTCATAGGAGGAAATGGAACAATTGGAAAAACAGTTGTTTCAAACTTTAAAAACGACAATGAAGTGTTGGTTGCAGGTCGTTCAAGTGGAGATGTTATTGTAAATATAGCAGACAGTAAATCTATTCAATCGATGTTTGAGAAAATAGGAAAATTAGATGCTGTAATTTGTATTGCTGGGGAAGCGAAATGGGATGATTTTAATAAACTTACCGAAGAAGACTTTTATATTGGATTGAAAAGTAAGCTTATGGGACAAGTAAATCTAGTTCGTATCGGGAAAGATTATTTAAATCCAAATGGTTCAATAACATTAACCACTGGGATTTTAGCAGATGATCCAGTAATAAAAACAACAAGTGCAGCAATGGTAAACGGAGGAATACATAGCTTTGTTCAAGCAGTGGCTCTTGAAATGGAAAACGGAATTAGAATAAATGTTGTTTCTTCTGGAATGGTGGAGGATGCATACGAAAAGTACAAGGACTATTTTCCTGGACATAATCCGATACCTATGAGAAAAGTGATAAACGGATATGTAAGAAGTGTAAAAGGAAAGGGAAATGGAGAAATCATTCGGATGTATGACTAA
- a CDS encoding acyl-CoA carboxylase subunit beta, producing the protein MKSKIEGLQNKISEAKLGGGQNRIDRHHSKGKLTARERIDYFLDEGSFEEVGILVTHRTTDFGMDKQKFYGDGVVTGYGTVNGRLVYVFAQDFTVFGGSLSETHAEKICKIMDLAVKVGAPLIGLNDSGGARIQEGVRSLGGYADIFYRNVQASGVIPQISAIMGPCAGGAVYSPAMTDFTVMVENTSYMFVTGPNVVKTVTNEEVTSEELGGASTHATKSGVTHLTAANDVQCLEDIKTLLSYMPQNNQETTAKIPFELGDEIREELATIVPDNANKPYDIRAVIDGIADRESFFEIHKDYADNIVVGFARLGGRSIGIVANQPMSLAGCLDVNSSKKAARFTRFCDCFNIPLLVLVDVPGFLPGTDQEWNAIITNGAKLLYALSEATVPRVSVITRKAYGGAYDVMNSKHIGADMNFAWPSAEIAVMGAKGASEIIFKKEIAEADDHEAKLAEKEAEYADKFANPYRAAERGFVDEVILPQDTRRKLIKAFAMLEGKQVTRPNRKHGNIPL; encoded by the coding sequence ATGAAATCTAAAATAGAAGGATTACAAAATAAAATATCAGAAGCTAAATTAGGAGGCGGACAAAACCGTATTGATCGTCATCATAGCAAAGGAAAATTAACAGCGCGAGAGCGAATAGATTATTTCTTAGACGAAGGCTCTTTTGAAGAAGTAGGAATCTTAGTAACCCATAGAACGACCGATTTTGGAATGGACAAACAAAAGTTCTATGGAGATGGAGTGGTTACAGGATATGGAACCGTAAACGGACGTTTAGTATACGTGTTTGCACAAGACTTTACCGTGTTTGGAGGTTCACTATCAGAAACGCATGCCGAAAAGATTTGTAAGATTATGGATTTGGCAGTAAAAGTAGGTGCACCATTAATCGGGTTGAATGATTCAGGAGGAGCACGTATACAAGAAGGCGTACGATCGTTAGGAGGATATGCTGATATTTTTTACAGAAATGTACAAGCCTCAGGAGTGATTCCGCAAATCTCTGCAATTATGGGACCTTGTGCCGGAGGAGCGGTGTATTCACCAGCCATGACTGATTTTACCGTTATGGTAGAAAATACTAGTTATATGTTTGTTACAGGACCGAATGTGGTAAAAACCGTAACCAATGAAGAAGTTACCTCGGAAGAATTAGGAGGTGCAAGTACACATGCAACCAAATCAGGAGTAACACATTTAACGGCAGCGAATGATGTACAATGTTTAGAGGATATTAAAACATTGTTGAGCTATATGCCACAGAACAATCAAGAAACTACCGCAAAAATTCCTTTTGAATTAGGTGATGAAATCCGTGAAGAGTTGGCAACTATTGTTCCTGATAATGCTAATAAACCTTATGATATTCGTGCAGTAATTGATGGAATTGCAGATAGAGAATCCTTTTTTGAAATTCATAAAGACTATGCCGATAATATTGTAGTTGGTTTTGCACGTTTGGGAGGAAGAAGTATAGGAATTGTAGCCAATCAACCCATGAGTTTAGCAGGGTGTTTGGATGTAAATAGCTCTAAAAAAGCAGCACGTTTTACGCGTTTTTGTGATTGTTTTAATATTCCGTTATTGGTATTGGTAGATGTACCAGGATTCTTACCAGGAACCGATCAAGAGTGGAATGCGATTATTACCAATGGAGCTAAATTATTATATGCACTAAGTGAAGCTACCGTACCAAGAGTGAGTGTAATTACACGTAAAGCTTATGGAGGTGCGTATGATGTAATGAACTCAAAACATATTGGTGCCGATATGAACTTTGCTTGGCCAAGTGCGGAAATTGCCGTAATGGGAGCGAAAGGAGCGAGTGAGATTATCTTTAAAAAGGAAATTGCAGAAGCAGATGATCATGAGGCGAAACTAGCAGAGAAAGAAGCTGAGTATGCTGATAAGTTTGCGAATCCGTATAGAGCAGCGGAACGTGGATTTGTAGATGAGGTAATTTTACCACAAGACACCCGTAGAAAGCTCATCAAAGCATTTGCCATGTTAGAAGGTAAACAAGTAACAAGACCCAATAGAAAACACGGGAATATTCCGTTGTAA
- the accC gene encoding acetyl-CoA carboxylase biotin carboxylase subunit, giving the protein MKKILVANRGEIALRVMRTAKKMGITTVAVFSEADRNSPHVSFADEAVCIGPAPSNQSYLLGDKIIEVAKELNVDGIHPGYGFLSENAAFGEAVAKAGIVFIGPKSHAIEVMGSKLAAKDAVKAYDIPMVPGIDEAVTDVAYATKVANEIGYPILIKASAGGGGKGMRVVEKEEEIQEQMQRAISEAESAFGDGSVFIEKYVGSPRHIEIQVLADSHGNVVHLFERECSVQRRHQKVVEEAPSSVLTPEIREAMGAAAVRVAQACDYLGAGTVEFLLDENKNFYFLEMNTRLQVEHPVTEMITGIDLVEQQIKIARGEALSFSQEDLQINGHALELRVYAEDPLDNFAPSIGVLETYQHPTGANIRVDDGFEEGMEIPIYYDPMISKLITYGKTREEAIELMKQAISNYKVKGIATTLPFGKFVCEHEAFTSGDFDTHFVKKYYTPELLEAEFKKEAKIAAQVALQQYLKEQQILKTC; this is encoded by the coding sequence ATGAAAAAGATATTAGTAGCAAATAGAGGAGAAATTGCCTTACGTGTAATGCGTACCGCAAAGAAAATGGGAATCACTACCGTAGCTGTTTTTTCTGAAGCAGATAGAAACTCGCCACATGTTAGTTTTGCTGATGAAGCAGTATGTATTGGACCTGCACCTTCGAATCAATCGTATTTATTAGGAGATAAAATTATTGAAGTTGCCAAAGAATTGAATGTAGATGGGATTCACCCTGGATATGGTTTTTTAAGTGAAAATGCAGCTTTTGGAGAAGCGGTAGCCAAAGCAGGAATTGTGTTTATTGGTCCAAAATCGCATGCCATTGAGGTAATGGGAAGTAAGTTGGCAGCTAAAGATGCAGTAAAAGCCTATGACATACCGATGGTGCCAGGAATTGATGAAGCCGTAACCGATGTAGCTTATGCAACAAAAGTAGCGAATGAAATAGGTTACCCTATTTTAATCAAAGCCTCAGCAGGAGGAGGAGGAAAAGGAATGCGTGTTGTAGAAAAAGAGGAAGAAATACAAGAACAAATGCAACGTGCAATTTCAGAGGCAGAATCTGCTTTTGGAGACGGTTCTGTATTTATTGAAAAGTATGTGGGCTCTCCACGTCATATTGAAATTCAAGTATTGGCAGATAGTCATGGAAACGTAGTACATTTATTTGAACGTGAATGTTCTGTACAACGTCGTCATCAAAAAGTAGTGGAAGAAGCACCCTCAAGTGTATTAACTCCTGAAATTAGAGAAGCCATGGGAGCAGCAGCTGTAAGAGTTGCACAAGCTTGTGATTATTTAGGTGCTGGAACAGTTGAGTTTTTATTAGATGAAAATAAGAACTTTTACTTCTTAGAAATGAATACGCGTTTACAAGTAGAACACCCAGTTACAGAAATGATTACGGGAATTGATTTGGTAGAACAGCAAATTAAAATAGCGAGAGGAGAAGCCTTATCGTTTAGTCAGGAAGATTTACAAATTAACGGACATGCGTTAGAATTACGTGTGTACGCAGAAGATCCGTTAGATAATTTTGCACCGAGTATTGGTGTGTTAGAAACGTATCAACACCCAACAGGAGCAAATATTCGTGTAGATGATGGTTTTGAAGAAGGAATGGAAATTCCGATTTATTACGATCCGATGATTTCTAAATTGATTACCTACGGAAAAACACGTGAAGAGGCTATTGAGTTAATGAAACAAGCCATTAGTAATTACAAAGTGAAAGGAATAGCAACTACTTTGCCTTTTGGAAAGTTTGTTTGTGAGCACGAAGCGTTCACTTCAGGTGATTTTGATACACATTTTGTAAAGAAATATTATACCCCTGAATTGTTAGAAGCAGAATTTAAAAAAGAAGCAAAGATTGCAGCACAAGTTGCTTTACAGCAGTATTTAAAAGAACAACAAATTTTAAAAACTTGCTAA
- a CDS encoding acetyl-CoA carboxylase biotin carboxyl carrier protein subunit: protein MSKTFKTSVNKTHGFDFTEAQIEALDIVTKSKNEFHILEENQSYQATILQTNFNQKTYTVQINGNIYEVEIFNELDMLIDELGLEVAAEKKENDMKAPMPGLIVSVAVEVGQEIKEGDGVLVLEAMKMENTLLAPRDGIVKSVAIQAGDKVEKNAVLIEME from the coding sequence ATGAGTAAAACTTTTAAAACAAGCGTTAATAAAACGCATGGTTTTGATTTTACCGAAGCGCAAATAGAAGCGTTAGACATCGTAACAAAATCAAAAAACGAGTTCCATATACTTGAAGAAAATCAATCGTATCAGGCAACTATATTACAAACAAACTTCAATCAAAAAACATATACTGTTCAAATTAACGGAAATATCTATGAAGTAGAAATTTTTAATGAGTTAGACATGCTAATTGACGAATTAGGATTGGAAGTAGCGGCAGAAAAGAAAGAAAACGATATGAAGGCACCAATGCCTGGATTAATTGTTTCTGTTGCTGTTGAAGTTGGTCAAGAAATAAAAGAAGGAGATGGAGTATTGGTATTAGAAGCCATGAAAATGGAAAACACCTTACTAGCACCGAGAGATGGTATAGTAAAATCGGTAGCCATACAAGCGGGTGATAAAGTAGAGAAGAATGCGGTTTTAATAGAAATGGAATAA